A single genomic interval of Legionella israelensis harbors:
- a CDS encoding TauD/TfdA dioxygenase family protein gives MNDKVTALKPFGALIEPKGENTKLTDLDINNLRNLFSQKQLLILRGFDTFQNADDFSNYCEQWGKVSIWPFGKVLELIEQENPTDHIFDNNYVPLHWDGMYRPQVPEYQIFHCAKAPLPGQGGRTTFSNTILALKYASDEIKELWSKVTGIYQRKMEFYNSKTVSPVITKHPYKDFSVIRYNEPPSQDKRHFVNPPNLEFAGLSHETLDYFHQSMKKALYSPHNFYAHEWQTGDIVIADNFSLLHGREEYVSKSSRHIQRVHVLSNPPYDNPGLEYYE, from the coding sequence ATGAATGATAAAGTCACTGCTCTTAAACCATTTGGTGCACTCATAGAGCCTAAAGGTGAAAATACGAAGCTAACAGACCTGGATATAAATAACTTACGTAACTTATTTTCACAGAAACAACTCTTGATATTGAGAGGATTTGACACTTTTCAAAACGCCGATGACTTTTCTAATTATTGTGAGCAATGGGGTAAGGTTAGTATTTGGCCTTTTGGAAAGGTACTGGAATTGATTGAGCAGGAAAACCCAACAGATCACATTTTTGATAATAATTATGTTCCACTGCATTGGGACGGTATGTATCGCCCACAGGTGCCTGAGTATCAAATTTTTCATTGTGCAAAAGCGCCTTTGCCTGGACAAGGAGGAAGAACAACTTTCTCAAACACAATTTTAGCTTTAAAGTATGCTTCTGATGAAATAAAAGAACTTTGGAGTAAGGTAACTGGTATCTACCAGAGAAAAATGGAATTTTATAATAGTAAGACGGTATCCCCTGTTATCACAAAACACCCTTATAAGGACTTTTCGGTCATTCGCTACAATGAACCTCCCTCTCAAGATAAAAGGCATTTTGTAAATCCACCCAATCTTGAGTTTGCTGGTCTTAGCCATGAAACATTGGATTACTTTCATCAAAGTATGAAAAAAGCATTGTATTCCCCCCATAATTTCTATGCTCATGAATGGCAAACTGGAGATATCGTCATTGCAGATAATTTTTCACTGTTACATGGTAGAGAGGAATATGTTTCAAAATCTTCTCGCCACATTCAACGAGTTCATGTTTTAAGCAATCCTCCTTATGATAACCCTGGTTTGGAGTATTACGAGTGA
- a CDS encoding FAD-binding protein: protein MSTQIADILIVGAGPVGLMCAYLGKFCGLNIIIADKTDAPIEIGRADALNARSLQLLEIVDLFTELYPLGKTCNTSSVWADGKFLLRQSSWWEELEGCLHKHFLMLGQAYVEKLLDEKLKTMGAAVKRSTAIEDIEINGAGCLTTLSNGERIQSSYVIGADGARSFVRNHFKIPFEIIRPQMIWAVIDGIIDTDFPKVPEIIVFQTETSDVAWIPREGKMDRFYIRMDRKEFTLEEAINKINHAIKPHTIKFKEILWSSQFSVKESVAEQFFIHDRVFLTGDAGHIHSVNGGQGLNTGLADAFNLMWKLNMVIHCGAPKSFLQSYEDERRPVALSVIETSGELVRSTKYSQNKTHAQDYVKIVQKRAGNITGMGIRYGAQGLPGSRLFDFEIYKGITKTRIYSLLNYTKFTLLIFGDCEFKLQIPEFIKTIQIYPDRYKENFWTKSTQYINQAVLVRPDSYIHSFAPLEKVESLARLW, encoded by the coding sequence GTGAGCACACAAATTGCAGACATTCTAATTGTAGGGGCAGGTCCGGTAGGACTTATGTGTGCTTACCTGGGAAAATTTTGTGGTTTAAACATAATTATTGCTGATAAGACTGATGCGCCTATCGAAATAGGTAGAGCAGATGCCCTTAACGCGCGCAGCTTACAATTACTTGAGATAGTCGATTTATTTACTGAACTCTATCCTTTAGGTAAAACATGTAACACTAGCTCAGTATGGGCAGATGGAAAATTTCTCTTAAGACAATCTTCATGGTGGGAGGAGTTGGAAGGCTGTTTGCATAAACATTTCCTTATGCTTGGTCAAGCTTATGTAGAGAAACTATTGGATGAAAAACTGAAAACAATGGGGGCTGCTGTAAAACGTTCAACAGCCATTGAAGATATCGAGATTAACGGGGCGGGATGTCTTACCACCCTTTCAAATGGCGAACGCATTCAATCAAGCTATGTCATTGGCGCAGATGGTGCCCGGTCCTTTGTTAGAAATCACTTTAAAATACCGTTTGAGATCATACGACCCCAAATGATATGGGCCGTCATAGATGGCATTATAGACACCGACTTTCCAAAAGTACCCGAGATTATCGTCTTTCAGACTGAAACATCCGATGTGGCCTGGATTCCAAGAGAAGGGAAAATGGATAGATTTTACATAAGAATGGATAGGAAAGAATTTACCTTAGAAGAAGCGATTAACAAAATAAATCATGCAATAAAGCCTCACACTATAAAGTTCAAGGAAATACTCTGGTCTTCACAGTTTTCCGTCAAAGAGTCGGTTGCCGAACAATTTTTCATACACGATCGTGTTTTTCTTACCGGTGATGCAGGCCATATTCATTCCGTTAACGGCGGACAAGGGCTCAACACGGGCCTTGCCGATGCATTTAATCTCATGTGGAAATTAAATATGGTTATTCATTGTGGCGCCCCGAAGTCATTTTTGCAAAGTTATGAAGATGAACGAAGACCGGTTGCTTTAAGCGTCATTGAGACTTCTGGTGAACTGGTTCGTTCAACCAAGTATTCACAAAATAAAACACATGCACAAGATTACGTCAAAATTGTTCAAAAACGTGCGGGAAACATCACTGGGATGGGTATTCGATATGGAGCTCAGGGCTTGCCTGGCTCGCGACTTTTTGATTTTGAAATTTATAAGGGCATCACCAAAACACGAATCTATTCTCTTCTTAACTATACGAAGTTTACCCTACTCATCTTTGGCGATTGTGAATTCAAGCTTCAGATTCCAGAATTTATAAAAACCATTCAAATTTACCCAGACAGATACAAAGAAAACTTTTGGACGAAGAGCACTCAATATATAAACCAGGCTGTTTTAGTAAGGCCTGATAGCTACATCCACTCTTTTGCACCCCTTGAAAAAGTTGAATCTCTGGCAAGATTATGGTGA
- a CDS encoding ATP-grasp domain-containing protein produces the protein MNRPVVIVDPLSSGVELAPAFKSREISAIAILLKSTDWIGFGAKIRASDFIEIIPEQPNLVELLRKYNPLAIIPGTEKGVLLAETLAATLTPRFANDSSKSLNRLHKALMQKSLNEAGIPALKTFNTSSETEVENWIKVNELTDSPLIIKPPISAGSDKVFHIPAKGDWKKAFNRVLTEPSKITGKMNETVVVQEQAIGTEFAVGTVSANGKHYLAHLIKYNKIASSHRKTVYDYVEFVPYSEKMHGEFFDYTQKALDALGIRWGAAHNEIILTDKGPRLIETGARMCGGPVVSFAREATGSSQADKLVEIFADGDVITKDYVFEKTVVPVFLKSPAKGKISNIEVFADVSKLPTFLNEHIWFKNGDIVPETVDYLTSIGIIALAGDRDSIFLDYVKIRQLESKLMVF, from the coding sequence ATGAACAGACCAGTCGTAATTGTTGATCCATTATCTTCCGGAGTAGAGCTCGCACCAGCTTTTAAATCTCGAGAAATATCTGCGATTGCAATTCTTTTAAAATCCACGGACTGGATAGGTTTTGGAGCAAAAATCCGGGCTTCAGATTTTATCGAGATTATTCCAGAACAACCAAATCTTGTAGAGTTACTTAGGAAATACAATCCTCTTGCCATTATTCCAGGTACTGAGAAAGGTGTTCTCCTCGCCGAAACTCTGGCAGCAACCTTAACACCGCGGTTCGCCAATGATTCCAGCAAATCACTTAATAGATTACATAAAGCGCTAATGCAAAAATCCTTGAATGAGGCTGGTATTCCGGCTCTTAAGACATTCAATACCTCATCAGAAACTGAAGTGGAAAACTGGATTAAGGTAAATGAATTAACCGATTCACCGCTTATCATTAAACCGCCGATATCTGCCGGCAGTGATAAAGTCTTCCATATTCCAGCAAAAGGAGATTGGAAAAAAGCTTTCAACCGTGTTTTGACTGAGCCATCTAAAATTACTGGGAAAATGAATGAAACGGTTGTCGTGCAGGAACAAGCTATTGGCACGGAATTCGCCGTGGGTACCGTCAGCGCCAATGGAAAACACTATTTGGCTCATTTAATCAAATACAATAAAATAGCATCAAGTCATCGCAAAACCGTTTACGACTACGTTGAGTTTGTGCCTTATAGTGAGAAAATGCATGGCGAATTTTTTGATTATACTCAAAAAGCACTTGATGCTTTGGGTATTCGCTGGGGAGCAGCTCACAATGAAATCATTCTCACTGATAAAGGTCCTCGCCTTATAGAAACAGGAGCCCGAATGTGCGGCGGCCCCGTTGTAAGTTTTGCACGAGAAGCGACTGGTAGTAGTCAGGCAGATAAATTAGTTGAAATTTTTGCCGATGGCGATGTCATAACAAAAGACTATGTTTTTGAAAAAACCGTTGTTCCTGTTTTTTTAAAATCACCAGCAAAAGGGAAAATATCAAATATTGAAGTTTTCGCAGATGTTTCAAAATTACCGACTTTTCTCAATGAACATATTTGGTTTAAAAACGGTGACATTGTACCAGAAACAGTAGACTATCTAACGAGCATTGGCATTATTGCCTTAGCTGGAGACCGCGACTCCATTTTCCTAGATTACGTGAAAATTCGACAGTTAGAATCAAAATTAATGGTATTTTAA
- a CDS encoding universal stress protein, which produces MSKFHNILFVSHGLGGEDEGLKKALQLASANQTSLTILIACPSFPDSLGEYKTSYEQSIIERMEQEIKATKSALKISKKKLNIHLELECGSAPDVRIIQYALRHSHDLLIKQAETSPNQRGFKALDMELLRKCPCPLFMVRPAKHTGKEIKIAVAIDPKNEEQVGRELSLDLLKYASSLTHHNSGQLDIVSCWLFRLEEYLRDNIWIKVSESELDKMVLDEKHEQSKALEAIIKDSNIQENYQIHLQKGLPEEAIPSFVEHHEIDILVMGTVARTGISGFIIGNTAENILQKINCSLLALKPQGFVSPVKAY; this is translated from the coding sequence ATGTCAAAATTTCACAATATTTTGTTTGTCAGTCATGGATTAGGCGGAGAAGATGAAGGGTTAAAAAAAGCGCTCCAACTGGCGAGTGCAAACCAAACCTCATTAACTATTCTCATAGCATGCCCATCATTTCCAGATAGCCTAGGTGAATATAAAACTTCTTATGAACAATCCATCATTGAGCGAATGGAACAAGAGATTAAAGCTACAAAATCAGCTCTAAAAATCAGTAAAAAGAAACTCAACATTCATCTCGAGCTTGAATGCGGATCTGCACCGGATGTTCGTATTATTCAATATGCGCTAAGACATTCTCATGACTTACTGATAAAACAAGCCGAAACAAGTCCTAATCAAAGAGGTTTTAAAGCCTTAGATATGGAATTATTACGAAAATGTCCTTGCCCCTTATTTATGGTTCGTCCTGCAAAACATACAGGTAAAGAAATCAAGATAGCCGTTGCAATTGATCCCAAAAATGAAGAACAGGTCGGCAGAGAGCTTTCTCTTGACCTTCTTAAGTACGCATCTTCTCTGACTCACCACAACTCAGGACAACTGGATATTGTCTCATGTTGGCTTTTTCGACTTGAAGAATACCTAAGGGATAATATTTGGATAAAGGTTTCTGAATCTGAGTTAGATAAAATGGTTTTAGATGAAAAACATGAACAAAGCAAGGCGTTAGAGGCTATTATTAAAGACTCCAATATTCAAGAAAATTATCAAATTCATTTGCAAAAAGGCCTTCCTGAAGAAGCCATTCCTTCTTTTGTTGAGCATCATGAAATCGACATTTTAGTCATGGGCACTGTTGCACGAACCGGAATATCAGGTTTTATCATCGGCAATACCGCCGAAAACATCCTGCAAAAAATTAACTGTTCATTGCTGGCATTAAAACCTCAGGGGTTTGTTTCTCCTGTAAAAGCTTATTAA
- a CDS encoding cation-transporting P-type ATPase codes for MLKNCLKKHQGNWHVLPVEKVLTWLETDIQGLNQEEVFKRQEAFEPNRIPEKAKESIILRFFRHFNHILIYVLLFAAMITALLNHWIDTVVILAVVVVNACIGFIQEGKAEKALDALRQMLSPTATVIRQEERQTIPAKELVPGDIVLLDQLCLNRFFKFNYSCYAQLTLTSHIF; via the coding sequence ATGTTAAAGAATTGCCTTAAAAAACACCAGGGTAACTGGCATGTTCTGCCAGTTGAAAAGGTATTGACCTGGCTTGAAACTGATATTCAAGGATTAAATCAAGAAGAGGTTTTTAAAAGACAGGAAGCGTTTGAGCCCAATAGAATACCTGAAAAAGCCAAAGAATCCATCATTTTGCGTTTTTTCCGACATTTTAATCATATCCTGATTTATGTGCTTTTGTTTGCGGCAATGATTACAGCCTTACTGAATCACTGGATAGATACGGTTGTCATACTTGCTGTTGTGGTGGTTAACGCTTGTATCGGATTTATACAGGAGGGCAAAGCAGAAAAGGCGCTTGATGCCTTACGACAGATGTTATCGCCCACGGCTACAGTTATTCGACAGGAAGAGCGACAGACCATCCCTGCCAAAGAACTGGTACCTGGAGATATCGTGCTTCTGGATCAACTATGTCTTAACCGTTTTTTTAAATTTAATTACTCATGTTACGCACAATTGACTTTAACGAGCCATATTTTTTAA
- a CDS encoding IS701 family transposase, producing MDMLDIYTDYLICQNKYATATGLSEMLDGEFAHDKVTRFLRLQDFGSKALWNYVKKSVRESEASDGVLLLDDSIEEKSYTDENEINCWHYSHAKGDVVKGINILTCMVRYGDFSVPVGYEVIKKDVAFCDIETRQARRKSSTTKNELFRKLIAQAVSNHVLFDFVLADNWFGSKANMAYIHNDLQKSFIIGIKSNRTLALSKNDANNGRYTKVRELELEEDIAHTVYLKGLDFPVRLLKKIFKNENGSTGVLYLVSNDMTSSAERLYEVYQKRWRIEEYHKSIKQNASLNKSPTRTVKTQSNHIFAAIIAYCKLEMMKIKTKLNHFAIKYKLILRANQIAMQELKNMAR from the coding sequence ATGGATATGCTTGATATTTATACTGACTATTTAATTTGCCAGAATAAATATGCAACAGCTACAGGTTTATCGGAGATGTTGGATGGTGAATTTGCTCACGACAAGGTGACACGATTTTTACGACTACAAGATTTTGGTTCCAAAGCGCTCTGGAATTATGTCAAGAAGTCAGTCAGGGAGAGTGAAGCATCAGACGGTGTTCTTTTATTGGATGACTCGATTGAGGAGAAGTCTTATACCGATGAGAATGAAATTAATTGTTGGCATTATTCCCATGCTAAAGGTGATGTGGTCAAAGGGATTAATATCCTGACCTGCATGGTTCGGTATGGTGACTTCAGTGTTCCTGTTGGTTATGAAGTTATCAAAAAAGACGTTGCTTTTTGTGACATTGAAACAAGGCAAGCTCGCAGAAAGTCATCCACGACTAAAAATGAACTTTTTCGCAAGCTTATCGCACAAGCGGTTAGTAATCATGTGTTGTTTGACTTTGTACTTGCGGACAATTGGTTTGGCTCGAAGGCCAATATGGCTTACATCCATAATGACCTTCAAAAATCGTTTATTATTGGGATTAAATCTAATCGAACCTTAGCTTTATCCAAAAACGACGCCAACAACGGACGGTACACAAAAGTCAGAGAATTAGAGCTTGAAGAGGACATAGCCCACACAGTCTATCTCAAGGGATTAGACTTCCCAGTGAGGCTTTTGAAGAAAATTTTCAAAAACGAAAATGGTTCTACAGGTGTTCTCTATCTCGTTTCTAATGACATGACCAGTAGTGCCGAACGTCTTTATGAAGTGTACCAGAAACGGTGGCGGATTGAAGAGTATCACAAGTCAATTAAACAAAATGCAAGCCTGAACAAATCTCCAACCCGCACGGTTAAAACACAATCCAATCATATCTTTGCCGCAATCATTGCATACTGCAAACTGGAAATGATGAAAATAAAGACAAAATTGAATCACTTTGCCATCAAGTACAAATTAATACTCAGGGCTAACCAAATTGCCATGCAGGAGTTAAAAAATATGGCTCGTTAA
- a CDS encoding IS110 family transposase produces MSLYSNYIGIDIGKISFVVAMYGSKKIYEYENNPTGIKAFINDFKSKLKYALTVLETTGGYEMQLLLTLCESGFAVHRANTRKVKRFIQSYGNEAKTDKLDALSLALYGYERAQRLELFTPQSTKALALFELVQRRNDLKQMLVAEKNRLKAPRADIIKASCNAMLEVLNNQIKTITDEINTLIEADSVLREKKAILKTIPGIGDIIANELLVLLPELGSLTRRKIASLAGLAPKANDSGQFSGYRCIGYGRCGIKPILFLAAMAARNSNSSLKSFYNQLISSGKKKMVALTALMRKIIVIANARIRDFNSGLFCA; encoded by the coding sequence ATGTCATTATACAGTAATTATATTGGTATCGATATTGGAAAAATTTCTTTTGTTGTAGCGATGTATGGCTCAAAAAAGATATACGAATATGAAAATAATCCGACAGGTATTAAAGCGTTTATAAACGATTTCAAGAGTAAATTAAAATATGCTTTAACTGTATTAGAAACGACAGGTGGTTATGAGATGCAATTATTGCTCACTTTGTGTGAGTCAGGGTTTGCAGTACATCGAGCTAATACACGTAAGGTCAAACGATTTATTCAATCTTATGGCAATGAGGCAAAGACGGATAAACTGGATGCCCTCTCATTGGCTTTATATGGGTATGAGCGAGCACAACGACTAGAACTATTTACTCCTCAATCAACAAAAGCCCTTGCCTTATTTGAGTTGGTGCAGCGTCGTAATGATTTAAAACAAATGCTTGTTGCAGAAAAGAATAGATTAAAAGCTCCTCGCGCGGACATCATCAAAGCGAGCTGTAATGCAATGCTCGAGGTGCTTAATAATCAAATCAAGACCATTACAGATGAAATAAATACCTTGATAGAGGCTGACTCTGTGTTAAGAGAAAAAAAAGCTATTCTAAAAACTATTCCCGGCATAGGGGATATCATTGCTAATGAGCTTCTTGTCTTATTACCAGAATTAGGTTCCTTAACGCGACGTAAAATTGCTTCGCTTGCTGGCCTTGCACCAAAGGCAAATGATAGCGGGCAGTTTAGCGGTTATCGGTGTATTGGTTATGGCAGATGTGGAATTAAGCCCATATTATTCTTAGCTGCCATGGCTGCAAGAAATTCAAATTCTAGCTTAAAATCTTTCTACAATCAGTTAATTTCTTCCGGAAAGAAAAAGATGGTAGCTTTAACTGCTTTAATGCGAAAAATCATTGTTATTGCAAATGCCAGAATAAGAGATTTTAATTCGGGATTATTTTGTGCATGA
- the cydX gene encoding cytochrome bd-I oxidase subunit CydX, with amino-acid sequence MWYFSWILGTGLACTFAILNAMWLELSVDDAGF; translated from the coding sequence ATGTGGTATTTTTCCTGGATCCTAGGTACGGGCCTTGCCTGCACCTTTGCTATACTAAATGCAATGTGGTTGGAATTAAGCGTGGATGACGCTGGTTTTTGA